A single window of Tiliqua scincoides isolate rTilSci1 chromosome 10, rTilSci1.hap2, whole genome shotgun sequence DNA harbors:
- the TIMM50 gene encoding mitochondrial import inner membrane translocase subunit TIM50: MVLRIAGLMGAGSGVAIIYIFGSNSVDEHGTKIPDEFDNDPVVIQQLRRAYKYFKDYRQMIIEPTSPKLLPDPLKEPYYQPPYTLVIELTDVLLHPEWSLVTGWRFKKRPGIDNLFQQLAPLYEIVVFTSETGMTAFPLIDSVDPHGFISYRLFRDATRYMDGHHVKDISCLNRDASKVVVVDCKKEAFRLQPFNGMALKKWDGNSDDRTLFDLAAFLKTIALSGVDDVRTVLENYSLEEDPLEAFKRRQSQLEQEEQQRLSDLSQHKKQQLFLGSLASRLWPRSKQQ; the protein is encoded by the exons GTAGTAATTCAGTGGATGAACACGGTACTAAG ATTCCTGATGAATTTGATAATG ATCCGGTGGTGATTCAGCAGCTCCGAAGGGCGTACAAATATTTCAAAGATTACAGGCAG ATGATCATAGAACCCACCAGTCCCAAACTGCTCCCAGACCCCCTGAAAGAACCCTACTACCAGCCCCCTTACACCCTAGTCATCGAACTGACGGATGTTCTCCTTCATCCTGAATGGTCG TTAGTGACTGGCTGGCGCTTCAAGAAGAGACCAGGCATTGATAATCTATTCCAGCAGTTGGCACCCCTTTATGAAATAGTAGTCTTTACATCTGAGACAGGAATG ACTGCTTTCCCCCTCATTGACAGTGTTGACCCTCACGGTTTCATCTCCTACCGGCTCTTCCGTGATGCCACACGTTATATGGATGGACACCATGTCAAG gACATCTCCTGCCTGAACAGGGACGCTTCCAAAGTAGTGGTGGTGGACTGCAAGAAGGAGGCCTTCCGCTTGCAGCCCTTCAATGGGATGGCCCTGAAGAAGTGGGACGGGAACTCCGATGACCGGACGCTCTTTGACCTTGCTGCCTTCCTGAAAA CCATTGCCTTGAGTGGGGTGGACGATGTCCGTACAGTGCTAGAGAACTACTCCTTGGAAGAGGACCCGCTGGAAGCGTTTAAGCGCAGGCAGTCCCAGCTGGAGCAG GAAGAGCAGCAGCGCCTCTCTGACCTCTCCCAGCACAAGAAGCAGCAGCTTTTCCTGGGCTCCCTGGCAAGCCGGCTGTGGCCTCGCTCCAAGCAGCAGTGA